In Oryza glaberrima chromosome 8, OglaRS2, whole genome shotgun sequence, the following are encoded in one genomic region:
- the LOC127781131 gene encoding uncharacterized protein LOC127781131 yields MAAEGDVAADALKVAGEKQWPSQSLSPEAQRRMRFYLSCAIIDLKFDLWDIVQTHFVLEPSRRDLEENLDPAGDGDGDSSGSAGEGGSSSHRSDVKLGDAEEEDDDDEDEEEKCRRFTEKCIDPYFIVLGSASRYDPETNLHPAGAGDGDSSSHRDSSTTCGCHHRPEYVDDSDDDEEDAIKKAEESLEHNELWREFTDKYIIASGYDDRFKEIDAIGEVYFDTNLDEETRTYMIDKLWRHIEKELSDRARAVSTGKFKF; encoded by the coding sequence ATGGCCGCCGAGGGAGATGTAGCCGCCGATGCTCTCAAGGTCGCCGGCGAGAAACAGTGGCCGTCACAGTCGCTGTCCCCTGAGGCACAACGGAGGATGAGGTTCTACCTGTCATGCGCCATCATCGACCTCAAGTTCGACCTCTGGGACATCGTCCAGACCCACTTCGTCCTCGAACCCTCCCGCCGTGATCTCGAGGAGAACCTTGATCccgctggcgacggcgacggcgactccTCCGGCAGTGCCGGCGAGGGAGGTAGTAGTAGCCACCGATCGGACGTCAAGTTGGGCGAcgcagaggaagaagatgatgatgatgaggatgaagaagagaagTGCCGCAGGTTCACTGAGAAGTGCATCGATCCTTACTTCATCGTCCTCGGATCGGCCTCCCGCTATGATCCCGAGACGAATCTtcatcccgccggcgccggcgacggcgactccTCCTCCCACCGTGATTCCTCTACCACCTGTGGCTGTCATCACCGACCGGAGTACGTCGACGAttcagatgatgatgaggaagatgcGATCAAGAAAGCGGAGGAGTCGTTGGAGCACAACGAGCTGTGGCGTGAGTTCACGGACAAGTACATCATCGCGAGCGGGTACGACGATCGGTTCAAGGAGATAGATGCGATCGGGGAGGTCTACTTCGACACCAACCTGGACGAGGAGACCCGCACGTACATGATCGACAAGCTGTGGCGCCACATCGAAAAGGAGCTCAGCGACAGGGCCAGGGCTGTCTCCACGGGCAAATTCAAGTTCTAA